A region of Polyodon spathula isolate WHYD16114869_AA chromosome 4, ASM1765450v1, whole genome shotgun sequence DNA encodes the following proteins:
- the LOC121314595 gene encoding NAD-dependent protein deacylase sirtuin-5, mitochondrial-like — MILLQFTSRRLVSHVCRLTSSASRQRSLVEMARPSSDMAEFRQIFAKAKHIAIITGAGVSAESGVPTFRGAGGYWRKWQSQDLATPEAFSRNPSRVWEFYHYRREVMLTKNPNPAHLAIAECEARLSKQGRTVIVITQNIDELHKRAGSKHMWEIHGSLFKTRCLTCGNVTENHNSPICPALEGKGAPDPDTDDARIPVENLPRCQENGCNGLLRPHVVWFGETLDSNVMTQVEEQLEMCDLCLIVGTSSVVYPAAMFAPQVAARGVPVAEFNMETTPATTRFRFHFQGPCGLTLPPALARHDSEIIL; from the exons ATGATTCTTCTTCAATTTACCTCAAGGAGGCTGGTATCGCATGTGTGCAGATTAACAAGCTCTGCATCCAGACAAAGAAGTTTAGTTGAGATGGCTCGCCCTAGCTCAG ATATGGCTGAATTCCGACAGATCTTTGCCAAAGCCAAACACATAGCAATCATTACTGGAGCTGGTGTCAGTGCAGAAAGTGGAGTTCCTACCTTCAGAGGAGCAGGAGGCTACTGGAGGAAGTGGCAATCCCAG GATTTAGCCACACCAGAAGCATTTTCAAGGAACCCTTCCAGAGTATGGGAATTCTACCACTACCGCCGGGAGGTGATGCTGACCAAGAACCCAAATCCTGCTCACTTGGCCATTGCAGAATGTGAGGCGAGACTCAGCAAGCAGGGCAGGACAGTCATAGTCATCACACAGAATATAGATGAGCTACACAAGAGAGCTGGCTCCAAACACATGTGGGAGATTCATG GAAGTTTATTCAAAACCAGATGCCTCACCTGTGGAAATGTTACAGAGAATCACAATAGTCCAATATGTCCTGCATTAGAGGGAAAGGG TGCTCCAGATCCAGATACAGATGATGCCAGGATACCAGTTGAAAACCTGCCAAG GTGTCAGGAAAATGGCTGCAATGGCCTGCTACGCCCCCATGTTGTGTGGTTTGGGGAGACATTGGATTCAAATGTTATGACTCAGGTGGAAGAGCAACTTGAAATGTGCGACCTCTGCCTTAtt GTCGGTACCTCTTCTGTAGTCTATCCTGCTGCCATGTTCGCCCCTCAGGTAGCAGCTAGAGGTGTACCAGTGGCAGAGTTCAACATGGAAACCACACCAGCCACTACAAGGTTCAG ATTTCATTTTCAGGGTCCCTGTGGATTGACTTTGCCACCTGCGCTGGCTCGCCATGATAGCGAAATAATCTTGTGA